A genomic window from Triticum urartu cultivar G1812 chromosome 7, Tu2.1, whole genome shotgun sequence includes:
- the LOC125524457 gene encoding ACT domain-containing protein DS12, chloroplastic, translating to MAVAVAAGTLRTCSGVFPAASGNHPLAGWRPLAPAAPAKLRLLSPALRVPRAASPAAVENGSSSNSNTVPTPKVIIDQDSDPDATIVEVTLGDRLGDLLDTMSALRNLGLNVVKASVCLDSSGKHNKFSITKSSTGRKIDDPELLEAVRLTIINNMLEYHPEASSQLAMGATFGLEPPTQVVDVDIATHIEIYDDGPERSLLVVESADRPGLLVDLVKIIADINITVQSGEFDTEGLLAKAKFHVSYRGRPLIKALQQVLANSLRYFLRRPTTEDASF from the exons ATGGCCGTCGCCGTAGCCGCCGGGACCCTCCGTACCTGTTCCGGCGTATTTCCGGCGGCGTCCGGGAACCATCCGCTTGCCGGGTGGCGGCCACTTGCACCGGCAGCGCCCGCTAAGCTGAG ATTATTGTCTCCAGCTTTGAGGGTTCCTAGAGCTGCTTCGCCTGCAGCTGTTGAG AATGGGAGCTCTAGCAACAGTAATACAGTCCCTACACCAAAAGTTATAATAGATCAAGACTCAGATCCGGATGCAACTATTGTGGAAGTAACCTTGGGTGACCGTCTTGGAGATCTTCTTGATACT ATGAGTGCCTTGAGGAATTTAGGGCTAAATGTTGTGAAAGCTAGTGTCTGCCTCGATTCTTCTGGCAAGCACAATAAGTTCTCTATAACAAAGTC GTCAACTGGTCGCAAAATTGATGACCCAGAGTTGTTAGAAGCAGTAAGACTGACAATTATTAACAACATGCTTGAGTATCATCCT GAAGCTAGCAGTCAATTGGCCATGGGTGCAACTTTTGGGCTAGAGCCCCCTACGCAAGTG GTTGATGTGGACATAGCAACTCACATAGAGATCTATGACGATGGTCCTGAAAGAAG TTTACTTGTTGTGGAATCAGCTGACCGTCCAGGGTTGTTGGTTGATCTAGTTAAGATCATTGCTGACATCAATATCACTGTCCAATCTGGAGAATTTGACACTGAG GGGCTACTGGCCAAGGCAAAATTCCATGTCAGTTACCGGGGCAGGCCATTAATCAAGGCTTTGCAACAG GTTCTCGCGAATAGCTTGCGTTATTTCTTGAGGAGGCCGACAACAGAGGATGCCAGTTTCTAA